A window of the Phaseolus vulgaris cultivar G19833 chromosome 5, P. vulgaris v2.0, whole genome shotgun sequence genome harbors these coding sequences:
- the LOC137833978 gene encoding putative RING-H2 finger protein ATL19: MAELTELFPLGQQFDGLIRMCVQAISYDLPTLTTVLFVLTLLFFILHRILNGMFFWVMEMESNEHDLEEGSTHLRNYGEPSQHVTIFHALVHTNLHAWTLVTAFERVHSKIGQNLRASKKLPPLVNYGMHGKARSCGECAICLEEFRVNQLCQVFPVCKHLFHSDCIDHWLQKKLNCPICRGSV, encoded by the coding sequence ATGGCCGAGCTCACAGAACTGTTCCCATTGGGCCAACAATTCGATGGTTTGATACGCATGTGTGTGCAGGCCATCTCTTATGATCTTCCAACTCTCACCACTGTTCTATTCGTACTCACATTGTTGTTCTTCATCCTACACCGAATTCTCAACGGGATGTTCTTCTGGGTAATGGAAATGGAGTCAAATGAACATGATCTTGAAGAAGGAAGCACTCATTTGAGAAACTACGGAGAGCCCTCTCAGCATGTTACCATCTTTCATGCTCTTGTTCACACCAATTTGCATGCTTGGACATTGGTGACTGCATTTGAAAGAGTTCATTCCAAAATAGGGCAAAATCTTAGAGCTTCCAAGAAATTACCCCCCTTGGTAAACTATGGAATGCATGGTAAAGCAAGAAGTTGTGGGGAATGTGCCATTTGCTTGGAAGAATTCAGAGTGAATCAATTATGTCAAGTTTTTCCTGTGTGCAAACACCTTTTTCATTCGGATTGCATAGACCACTGGTTGCAGAAGAAATTAAACTGCCCCATATGTCGTGGTTCTGTATAG